The Artemia franciscana chromosome 21, ASM3288406v1, whole genome shotgun sequence genome includes the window atgactTCTTGTTTAATACACATTTGAATAAGAAGAATAaatcgaatttttttaattataaaaacacATTATCAAAATTGATTCATCAAGTGAAAAAAGTGTATTTTGTGGCTCAGTTTTCGAAATCACAAGGTAGTCAAAAAAGAACATGGAGGTTAATTAATTCGTTAGTTGGCAAACATAGGAAGCCTTCACAATCCAGTGAAATGATTGACCAAGATAGGATTATGGTATATGATGATAAATAAATAGTCGATGtcttaaataatcattttgttagtataggtgaaaaaacagcaaatctATCACAACAATTGTCATATTATGTATCCCTCCCTGTGTTTAtcaatttctatttttctctctctcttactTACTATCTTTATCATATACCTCAAGCTCTAAATGAATTCCGCCCtgtccttgttttttttcttatttttacaaaTCTTCACAATCGAGTGAAATGATTGACCAAGATGGGAttatggtatatgatgaaaagaAATTACCGATGTCTcaaataatcattttgttaGTATCggtgaaaaaacagcaaatctATCACGACAAtgctatgcttttgcatgctaCGTGCAGAGTTATcagcttccatttttttttaccgatttTTGCGTCTTTACGTCTTCATCCTCTAGTCCGTCTGTTTAGTTAGTTTTATTGTTGTATAATTGTAGTgtagttctttttttactcaTTATTTTACTCCATAAGTGTCTTTTTATACATGacgtgggttaaaaataaagaaatcagCAAGTCAATTTGACTGGTTTCCTCGCAAACCCTCATGAATTTTATAGTACATACATTCTCGTTTATAACAGCAAAAGTGCAAGTTTTAGTCAAACCCACAATTGAGAATGCAAAATAATTCTCATAAATCACTGCAGAATATCTGCCGTGAGTGGTAGATACCTGCCACTCACAGTGGCAGGTATCCTCACCGTGAGTACCTGCCACCACATGTAGGCAAATCAGTGTTGCTGTCACCAGTCACTGAATCTGAAGTGGTGAACATCACACTTATGAAACGTGGTAATTCTGAAGCGGTTGACGTCTCTTTTTCTAACCTTGTGAAAATCATTATGCCTGTTATTACGACTGTATTCacttaaataacaaatttaatatttcagaTAGGAGTTAATCCTACATCTTTTAAGGTTTCAACAACTATTGCTCTACATATAGGGAATGACCATTATAATCCGTCTAATTACCACCCAATTTCAATACTGTCTGTGTTTTCTAAGATTGTAGAAACGCTATTAATCGGATGTataatgtttttgaaaaatcaaaattgttttcaaagcttcaatttggttttagaaagGGACATGGGAGTGATCATCCAATGGTTATTATTAACCAGCTTGTGAGTGATTGTCTTGACAAAGGAGAAATTCCTACAATCCTGTTCCACGACATTCAAAAAGCGTTAAActcaatttctcattttttttttttttctaagtttaatAATTCGGTGGTTCGTGGGAAAACATTAGATTTAGTAAAATTGTATCTTTCTGAGAGAACACAAGTTACTTTAACTAATAACTCTATTTCCTCTTTCCTTCCACTATCGTCATCGGTTGGTATCCCTCAGGGTTTAATTATGGGTcctcttttctttcttctttatattaacGATCTGTGTTTTGCTACAACTTcatccaacagttcgtggtaaggaactgtagtaaggagcgacccggctcactagtaaccgaaactctaaaaaacggaattctgataccaatagttacatcaaaagaatcgcattttaatgctgattttgaatatataagtttcgtctagtttagtcttacacatcaaaagttacgagcctgaggaaatttgccttatttcaggaaatagagggaaacaccccctaaaagttatagaatcttaacgaaaatatcaccatcagattcagcttatcacagaatcctactgtagaagtttcaaactcctatctacaaaaatgtggaattttgtattttttgccagaagacagatcacggatgcgtgtttatttgttttcgttttgtgtttttcccaggggggaTCGTATCTACCCAGTGGCCCTACAATGTCGGGGGAGGGCTTattgtaacggaaattaaaagttatagggCATTTTTAAACGagcaaaaaaatcggagggcacctagtccccccTCTCACGCACACTTTTTCCCCAgggtcaacggatcaaaattttgagattgccattctgtgcagcttagtcgaaaacttaATCCCTATGTGtgtggggacgacttaatcccccacagtccccgggggaggggctgcaagttacaaactttgaccattgtttacatatggtaatggttattatgaagtgtacagacgttttcagggactttttcgcgttggagtgggggtgggtcggggggaGTGGGTTATGgaggaggatcttttcatggaagaatttatcatgaaggaagagaatttccatgaaggaggcgcaggattttctagcattattaaaaaaattgagaaaataaatatttttttttcaactggaagtaatgagcagcattaaaatttagaacgaacataaaatataacGTATATatgggggtttgtctcctccacaataccttacctttacgctgaagtatctttattaatttcaactatttattctacggcctttgtgattcaggggtcattcttaaagacttgggacaGAAgccaagctttagtgtaaacagtgaggtattaacaagggagcgaaccctctcatatatgtaataagactacacaaatatagaagttcgttacgtgagttaattcataaggtacgtatgtttattaataacaaaaacgttcgtaaaaaataaaaaaaatctagttgcattttcaagcagccaaaattggaggacaactaggcatcctcccccaacccctttttttatcaaaatcgtccaatcaaaacaatgagaaagccatttaggaaaacaaaaagttaatatgcaaatttcgttttatttattcatgtgcggtgagccaaaatcaaaacatgctttaattcaaaaacattcagaaactaaataaaaaaaactaaataaaagttttttttaactgcaagtaaggagcgacattaaaacttaaaacgaacagaaattattccgtatatgaaaggggttgtcccctcctcaacgccttgctctttaagctaaagtttttttattgtttcagaaagtagagttgtgacaaagagtcaacctttagcgtaaagagtggggcgttgacgatgggacaacccctttcatatacggaattacttgcagttaaaaaaaacttgttttttttaattttaatttctgaacgtttttcagtttatacatgttttgatttgggctcgctgcacatgaataattaaaaccaaatttgcatagattttttttcggctaaatggctttctcatagttttgatcggacgattttgataaattttacgGTCAACTCTTGATTTCTTAAATTTCTAGAGTTAACTCTTCCACATTAGTGGGTCTGAGGAAAATACTTGAAGACATATTCCTCTTTCTCAAATCTAACCTTACACATGGActctgatatatatatttttttttttttaatgacttttTACAATACAAATTTCAATGCCTATAAAATATAGCATAAACGATACTTCTGAAAATTCTCCCTTCCCAATATTGGTCGAAACCTCTGCTTTCCaactgttttgtttaatttttaaaattaaaaaaaagaatttaatgttaaatttttaaaagcttctacttaactgaatattttattGCGGTATGAATACCTAACAAAGACACGACAAAGGAAATTACTTACAGATGAACTTAAAATTTTAGGAgtgttaaataaaaacatcacCCACCCAACATCCCCTCCCCATCTTACCCAAGCAAAACACTGATGGGTTATATAAAAACACTGAGAGTTCATTGAAATCTTTGAATTCTAGGAGGGTGGGCCTGTGTAGGCAAACACTTCCAAAAACCACTTCTAAacaattttaagaagactaaccTCGTTTTGATTTGATAGATTTCTCCAAGTTAGATTGGCAATTAATCGAATCAAATCtcttttgaaacaaaatgtaGGTTCTTCTTGGATCCGGTTTACATTATTTGGTGCTAATACAGCCAAATCTTCAACTGGGGTAAATCCTTCTTCGGCTTCTTTTCCAAGCtgatgaaaacatttcaaaagatCTGGAAATATCCTCTATTACTAAGAAGGAGCTAAGATAATTGTATTGAAgataataaaattcatttccAAAGAAACGCTTTTCAGATAAAAACAGTGTGCAATTTCTGCTGAGATTTTGAATTATACTGTTGATATTACACAAATCCAAAAATATTCCTAATCTAGGATTTAGAAAAGATGAGGATACGGTTATAGGTAATCACGCTTGCTGGCACACcattatctagaaaaaaaagggaaaggtTCCAATTAGGGAGCCTATTGTGAGTTTCTCCAGCAACAGAGAGTAATCTCAGTGGGCAACTTGGACTTAACTCGTTTTTGCACTTTGTCACTAACTCTCcaactaaaacttaaatcatTTCTTatacaaaacaagaaattatATCAGTTATGCACCAAGTGTAAATTTAGCACCAAGACATCCAGGTGAATTGGCTATCTACAAATTTTATGTGATACCATAAGTGAGGGATGATAGGAAGTTCTGATGAAAAAAAAGGCACCAAATTTCCGATCAAACATTTCGTCTTCTCTTTAGGTTTCATCCACTTTTTATATAGTGGTCGTGGAACAAACTAAGTAGATTCAGCTGTTGAAGTTGGTGATCGTCATTtgggaaggggagggggtaggGGAAACATCTAACAAAACATCCAAAGAATATGTCAATCATGGAAACTCAAAAATCTTAGAATAAATTGTGAGAATTCGCGATCTCAGGATATAATTCTCGGTCCAGACTCCCTCCCCTCCGCATACACGAAAATTTCCCTGATCATGCCGTTCAGATCGGTCCATTTCGCAGAATTTTGAATTGAGcgagcaaaaaaaagaaaaaaaaagacagatctCCTCTAAGAAGTAAGTTATAATTACCGGAATGGTCTTTTCTAGTTATTGCTCACCGCCCTGTAAAAATACTCTAGCCCCCCTCCTCTTAAAGGTTAGACCCGTACAAAATTATCCAGTAATGATTAATCTTCCAATTATGGCTATAGTGTTATGGAATTAAGTAAATACAGCACTGAATGGATTTATTCCTTTATGGAACAAAGCAGATTAAAAGTAGAAACAAAGTAGatgacaaaagaaaaatgaattataaaattaaacttacaaACTGTTGAAATAAGCAAAGACTTATCCTCCTGCAACATAAGCACGTATTTGTCTGAGCCCGAGGATGATGCGAGGATTTCTAACATCTTAGTATACTCCAAAGGCTCTACATCTTCATTCCTTCTCAACACATGCAACAtaaagtctgatttcaatttgAAGACTTCTGCAGCGTATTGTATAAATGCTGCAGATACTGTAGCTTTACTTTCAGGAGTAGATGCAAGTGCGTGGTAGATAGTTTCTAATAGAAAAAGTCGAGAGGGATGTGGCAGTTCAGGGTAGATGACAGAAAGCTCTTTGCGTGGTAAAATACAAACTTCGATGACATGTTGACTAGAagaagaaattaataaatttcttctttttttcattacatGCATTATAGGTAATAAACAGTAAAATTaactatttttctttgaaaagtgtACATGCTACTCAAAATACTGAAAGGACAAAAAAGGGAGGCCGCTTTATACAAGTAGCGCGTATATAgtgtgattttcaaaaataactggaagcactaaagaaaaaaattatcagaatttGCCAGTATAGGATAGTTGAGATATAGTATAGTTGAGCACTGAGCAAAAGCATTATAGGACGTAGAGGACAGAGTTTCCACTTCTTCTTCTTAGAGAAATGAGAGATCGCACGAAAATTGTCGTCAAAATGTTAATGCTGTTATAAAGAGTAGCCCTTGCCAATAAAGATCAAACTAGAACACACAAATTTTGGTAACAATACATACGAAGAATCTATATCAAAAGCTACTCATACATCAGAGGAATCTAGTGATTATGCTAATTCTGAAtatgaaaaaacattaattctaaagctacaaattttttttcagaaataaatttaaacaattcatagaaagaaaaaaacttcaaataggaacatgatcttaacgaaaatcacgcaacattcaaacaaaaagatTGAGCCGCATCTAAGTGCTCGTTTCAGCCAAATTGTGTTGCAAATCCGCGAACATAGTTTTCCCGgacaaaattttgtcccagAACATATATGCATTCAAAATAAGAGCAACAGTTATTACATATGGTTTATCCTgtaattcaaaaatttctatAGTATTGCATAATTGACCGCTATGTATTAGGAGAGGAGAAAAGGGCTTTTTTTCTGAGTGGACAGGAATCCCTAAAGACTCAGGAAGCGCCTTTTCAGTCATGAATATTCAAGCTTCCAATGAGAAGTCGTTCAgacatatatgaaggggaaaCTTAACCCTGACTGCTCTTCATTTGGAGTAAGAATGCAAAATAGGTGCTGAGGAGAGGAAGGGTTCCCTCCAAGGACgggttaagaaaaaaaaaactttaaaaacgcgtGACCAATTTCGCTATTTGCATTTTTGCTGCGCTTATACAAGTCAGGCAGAAATTTCAAAGGGGAGGGATCAAACCACGTaacaggatttctttggttattACGTGATGTGGTTTGTTTATTTATGCAACTATTACATAATGGAGTGTAATTTTCTTTAACAACCCTCCAGGGACAGTGAAAACCTTCGGGGCCTGCTCGTAGTGGACCTTTAGGACGCCGGGCCCAAGCAAACAGTTCCACTCGGCTCCTAGCAACCTTTTCCACCAGGAAGGCGACACAAAACTAACCAGGGTGGCCCTCACCTAACCTAGTAACCTTTTCCATCAGGGCACCCAACTAGCCAATTCAAgcggggaggggggagggctagcatccaattccaacgAGGGGCCCTAGCAGCCAATTCCAACGGGGACCATAGCATCTCATTCCAACagggggccctagcaaccattTCGAACGGATggccctagcagtcaattcgGAAGGGGGCCATATGAACCAATTAAAATGGGGGGGGGCTAGCAGCCAATTCCAACGGGggaccctagcatccaatttcacctggctcctaacctaaccactggggaccctagcatccaatttcacaaGGAGGGCCCCTAGTAACCAATTCCAACGGAGCTCCTAGCAGTCACTTCCACAGGGGCTCTATTCTGCGGGTCAAACCCTTTTACATAAagaccaaagaaatcctgaagtaaacaaaccctattacataATTAACCCCTGCGTCtcgaagaaaattaataacacttatttctcaaagaaaattagTAACGGCAGAGTCTTGAGGGAATCAGCGTCAAAAAAAGGAGCAGTGGCTATGGCTGTCTTTAAAAGCATTATGTTGTCACTACTCCTGTTGAACGAAAGATTTTATGGTAGATTTTGAATTCTCACTGAGTACCTAATAAACTATTCAAAATAATAATCGCACTCTATGAAGAAAGAGAATgttgtatatgcacagaaaattaGGATCCACATTCTTTATGTCTGGTGTCAAACATGGATGTGTCCTAGCCCATTCCTTTTTGTTATTATAATGTTATTCTAAAGCAGTCCTAAGAGTCTGGAATGAGGATTTGAAGCCAAAAGATTTCTGATCTGGATATCTCTGGCGACGTTGTTCTtctcaaaaaaccaaaacatggaCCATAGCTGCTACTCGACACGATAGATGAAAAGGCTATAGAAGTAGAGCTTAAAGTGAATATCAGTATCAAGAGGATGGCTACATCGACTCTCCACTTATACTTAAATGCAAAGATAAGGCAATTGAACAGGTAATTGATATTAAGTACCTCAGGAGTTGGAATGATTATAATGGTGAAAAAACCATCAAATCAAGAGGACAATTGAACAAGCTACACTGGCTTTCAATAAGTTGAAACCAATCCGGCTCAGTAGAAAAGTCTCTAtgggcttgaaacttcaactcATGAATAGCAATGTGATGTCCATTCTCCTCTATGCAAGTGAATACGGAAAAATAAATGTCCAACTGGAGAAAAACGTCCTAACCTTTAATGTGACTTAGAAGAATACTAAACATGTCATAATACATCTATGGGTTTCCATAAGGAGGTGTGTCGGTTGTCGGCgttgaattattattttaataactcGTATTTCACAGAACAATTGAATGGGATCTAAATCATTGCAGtatattacttttattgctACACATATTTACTTCTAAGAAATGGTCATAAAGATatcgtaaaaaatgaaaatttgggaaTCAATTTGCTTGTAATTACTGCCAACTGCACCCTCaactttatttgaataaatataaatttcaaaattgcaaAACAATTATAACCGTTAGAATATTTATTTGAGATTTGGCATCCTATAATTTCTGCACCCagggcaagtgccccctctACTCCACCCCCTAAAACCGCCACTGCGCTCCCAATGCCTTTGTTTTCACCCAAACTTAAATCATAATATTTCTTGATTTCATATTTGTGCTCATTATATAATGGAGGGGTTAATGTCCACcctcatttattcctagtcaGAGCAACTTAATCTTCATGCAATAAATTCTTAATCTTATTCTTCCGCCCTGAACTTTCAAAACCTCCAACAATTCATGTGTTtgctaatttgttttatttaggaCACTAAAATCCTCTGTACAATCTAAATCTAGGACATTTTTACCTTCCTACTCCATACCATGTTGATGTATAGCCTTTGCTGCGTTTATTGGGGCAAAGTCAATTAGAATAgtgcatttgagaaaaatgggaCAAATACATGATGAACCCCTGATTCCACGCCAATCCAACTACTAATCTTACAACCTGCCTTTTGATGCAGCAATAATATTCTTAAACATAGCCCAAATCACatttatatacttatctagtAGATTATACAAGGGTTAGACCTTCACTTCTCAAAAGTTTTTCTATCAATTAAGTCAATCATAATCAATAATCTATGAAACTGTGGATTTATGATGGAGCTGCTTCTCAATTATAGTCGAAGAGAGATAACTAGGTCATTGGATCCTGTCTTTAccctaaaatcaaaatattgttCTCTTACCGTCAGCATCTAAGAATCCTACAGATTAAGCAATACAAAGACAAAACTGTTATTCAGAAGATTTGTTTTCtctaatttcaacaaaaacCAACAGCATGATATGCACTAAAAACGATATTCTTTTCAAGACTTTTTTTATATCAGAACAACCTTAAATTTAGACAAATAATTACCTAAACTCAGCATCATCTTGTGCAGATTTcgttaatttttctaaaatggtTGTCACATATTCAGAACAAAGGATCTCATCAAGCAAATGTTCATTCTGTAGAAATACATTAAGCAGTAGCATTGAAAAGgagttccaaatttttgtagcaTCTAGTGTAAAGCAGAGgtgcagaatttttttctttaccaaGTTCCAGATTGTCAAAGAATTGCTAGGATTGTTTACAGTTAAATTTCCAAGAAACTGTATAGCTACTGCAGTCATTAATAATACTTTTTCTGACTGCTGTTGAAGTGAAATTCCATCACATATGATGGTTTCCACTTTTTCTAACAATCTAGTATTTTCTCCAATAAATTTCTGCACATTAACACCACGACTGCATGCACTTCTCAAAGCTCGAAGCAAATCAGTCACACTCTCCAAGTCTTGGATATCATGGAAAATAATACCATTGATTGTTTTTGAAACATCTTCCAAATCTGCCATTGTTAATCTAAAATATAGAAGCAAATCTTTTTgacagaaaaagaacaaaagatatacaagaaaaagaaacagataaatGAGCTATGATACCCTGATTATCCAGGTGAGTGTCCTGAGTACGAGTGTCCAGACATGTACAAAGAAGTATCCCTGTTCAACCCCACTGGTCCAGAAGGTCCAATAAGGAAAATGTAATAAGAAAAGAGGTACCAACATTCTTCGCAATAGGACGACCATGAGTTGCGCAATAGGACAAGCTAATTGCAACCTTAAGTGGAAGGAAGAAGAGCAatatttgaagcaaaaaaatttgtatGAAGCAAAAATGAGACTTTTTTTTGCTCCAAGTGCTATTTTTCCGAAGAGGATCAAGAATGATAATTATTTATATCAGATTTGTCTCCTGTTTTATAAACTGGTATTATATGTGCTTTTTTTCATCTATTGGCAAATAAACGTGAACACTAATCAAAAATATGAATGTGAGGTTTAAAATTTACACGTGCTATACCATTCAGCAAATAACCTGGTAATTCAACATATGTCAACGATTTACATTTTTGATTAGCACTTTTAGATGCTGCAAATAGCACCTTGGGATGCAATGACTTTTTCTTTCATCAGACATCAGCTTTTCCCAGAAGAATCTGAACTTCGAAAGACATTTCGCAATAAAACTCTTTCACTTTATCTACAGAGTATTACCAGCAGcttcttataaattttaaaacccaTTACATATATTTGTAGTACGATGTGTTCTAACTTTGaataaataattcattaattgatttcaaaatgtatttatttatctaaGGTTTAATCAGTAAAAACTGTTTCCCTCTTGGAtttcagtcaaacagttcgtggtaacgaactgtagtaaggagcgacccggttcaatagtaaccaaaactctaaaaaacggaattttgtcagcaatagctacatcaaaagaatcgcaatttaatactaattttaaatatataagtttaatcaagtttagtcttacccatcaaaagttacgagcctgagaaaatttgccttattttagaaaatagggggaaacactccctaaaagtcatagaatcttaacgaaaatcacaccatcagattcaacgtatcagagaaccatactgaagaattttcaagctcctatctacaaaatgtggaatttttgtgaggtaatttttgccagaaggcagatcacggatgcgcgtttatgtgtttgtttgttttattgttgttttttttgtttgttttttcccccaggggtgatcgtatcgacccagtggtcctataatgctgcaaaagggctcattctaacggaaataaaaagttctagtgtcctttttaagtgaccaaaaaaattagaggggcacctaggccccctcccacgctaatcattttcccaaatccatcggatcaaaattctgagatagccattttattcagcatagtcgaaaaaccttataactatgtcttttaggacgacttaattccccaaagtccccgtggaagg containing:
- the LOC136040554 gene encoding ataxin-10-like, whose amino-acid sequence is MADLEDVSKTINGIIFHDIQDLESVTDLLRALRSACSRGVNVQKFIGENTRLLEKVETIICDGISLQQQSEKVLLMTAVAIQFLGNLTVNNPSNSLTIWNLVKKKILHLCFTLDATKIWNSFSMLLLNVFLQNEHLLDEILCSEYVTTILEKLTKSAQDDAEFSQHVIEVCILPRKELSVIYPELPHPSRLFLLETIYHALASTPESKATVSAAFIQYAAEVFKLKSDFMLHVLRRNEDVEPLEYTKMLEILASSSGSDKYVLMLQEDKSLLISTVYLLKCFHQLGKEAEEGFTPVEDLAVLAPNNVNRIQEEPTFCFKRDLIRLIANLTWRNLSNQNEIREMNGIEIIMECCCIDARNPFMQQWCILAMRNLLEDNIENQRYVASMTEQGTTRSEVLSEMGFEVVDKRIRRV